Part of the Garra rufa chromosome 8, GarRuf1.0, whole genome shotgun sequence genome, AAAACTGGAAAGTAATACTAATATGTAACATGTCCACATGTgcctgtgtatgtttctgttgcTAAAATAACCTCCTTTCAAGCCTGTATATGTGTAGAAGTTGGAGCCTTTAATGGGCCTGAATGCTTTTTGAAGTGCTTCCGTTGCCGATGTTCTCAGTAGTCCATCTTTGTGTGTCGAGTGGCTTCAGTGAATTGCGATGGAACAGTAGCAGACATAACTGCATGGTTCTTGACTAAATTTTGCAGCTTGCTGATCAGTTCTGTCTCTTCCCTGTGTGACTTACAGTTTCTCTCGTTTTAGGTCCAAAGCGAAGACAGTGTTCTCCTCTTTGTGGTGGCCTGGACGGTCACGGAAATCATCCGTTACTCTTTCTACACCTTCAGCCTGCTCAACCATCTGCCTTACCTCATCAAATGGGCAAGGTGAAGCTTCTTAGAGTTTAATGAGTGGCCTTTTTTGGTAGAAAACTgagtatacagttgaagtcaaaagtttacatacaccttgtaaaatctgcaaaatgttaattattttactaaaataagaaggatcatacaaaattcatgtatttttttttatttattactgaccttaataagatattttacGTAAAAGAtcttcacatatagtccacaaaagaaaataatagttgaatttataaaaaaataaccccgttcaaaagtttacatacactgtgttgttacctgaatgatccacagctgtttttttttttttttttttttttttttgctggttgTTTCATAAGTCTCCTGTttatcctaaacagttaaactgtcctttaggtcccacaaatttagttttttagcatttttgtgtcttttaaccctttccaacaatgactgtatgcttttgagatccatcttttcaaacgctcactgatgcttcagaaggaaaaacgttgcattaaaagccaggggtgaaaacttttgaacagaatgaagatatgtacatttttcttattttgcctaaatatcatatcatatttttttttcatttagtactgtccttcagaagctacagaagatacgtaaatgtttcccaaaagacaaaaaaagttaaatttaccctgatcttttacattccaaaagttttcacccctgtctcttaatgcattgtgtttccttctggagcatcagtgagcgtttgaaccttctgtattagttacatatgagtccatcagttgtcctcagtgtgaaaagatggatctcaaaatcatagtcattgttgaaaagggttcaaatacacaaatatgctggaaaaccaaagaatttgtgggacctgaaggatttttctgaagaaaagcaggcagtttaactattctagacaaacaagggactcatgaacaactaatactaaacaaaaaatatatataaaataaaaaatagcatgcattttgtatgatccctcttatttaggtaaaataataaacattttgaagattctgcaaggtgtatgtaaacttttgacgtcaactgtaGTTGCATTTTGTTCTTCAAACCTTCACAGGTACACATTTTTTATTGTGCTGTACCCCATGGGAGTGGCAGGGGAACTTTTGACGATCTACGCTGCATTGCCATACGTGCAGAAAACAGGGCTCTACTCCATCACCTTGCCTAACAAATACAACTTCTCCTTTGACTACCATGCCTTTCTCATCCTCGTCATGCTCTCCTACATCCCCTGTGAGTTTTTATTCCTGGACAAAGATATTACGCATCACATTTCTGTTTTGATATCTTCCATCTGTAAATAATCCAATTCCTCAGTTGATCTTGTATAGCTTCGAAATCTCTCGAAGCTCATGCTTGTCTAGTGAATGAACTGCTCTGTTCCTGTTACTGACCATCTTTGTCTGTGTTACTCAGTATTCCCTCAGCTCTATTTCCACATGATGCGCCAGAGGAAGAAAGTTCTGGGTCACGTGGAGGAGTACAGCAAAGTGGAATAACTCGTCCCGCAGTTGCCGCACACAGCAGACTGATCGCACCGAAAACGGAAACAAGCGGATAACCTTTAAAAGCCACACTAcagatttgttttaaaaaagaaCAAGATTTAAACATCCCAGATATGCAGAATGATTGTTAAATTATACTATTTTTGTCCAGAACTGTTGCAGTTGGTGATTTTAGTCATCCTGTATCCACACAAATGGTGTTTAGAGAGAGAGGAATATCATTCCCATACTAATACATCAGCTACTGtgtgaacatttttttatttttgattctaAATGTAGAATTGCAGACCAAATATTGTAGCAGACATCATTCAAACTAAGGGCAAATATATACAGGTGGCGTTTAACCAGAAGAAATGTCTCATAATTTTCCTGTGTGATGTGTTTTGTACACTGTATTTCAGACATTTGAATCTAATTGACTTAAATCTGTCTGTTTCTCATTGCTTTTCTTTATATTTGAGTATGATCAACTCAAACCGTACTTGACTTTCACACTACTTGCGTGTCTACTGATTCCCATCCTGATTACTGTTagtattttctttttgttttgtgctgTGTTTCTAAAAGGATCAATGTTAATCGGTTGTTTTATTCAGTATTGGATAAATTGTTGGTTTGTGACCGTTTGCAGAAAAAAGAGGTGTATCACCCAAAGAAATTGGCTGAGTTGCTGGGTCGTACTACGCAGTCAATACTACTAATGTACTAGATGTGCATTTCTGTCGTAGAAGGAGATACTTCAGAGCTTTTATGCCGGTTGACGTGGAAGAGACTCCGAGCAGGGAGACGCACAAGCCTCGGCTAACGGAGGCCAATTGGATTTGAGTGCCTCCAGTCATGCTTTTCCAATGAGTCAAATCTAATAATGTGGAGGGGAAAGCTAGGAGTCAAGACTAACTTAACGCTTCATTGCCCGTCTGCCTAATTGTGAACAGTCAACTTCAGCCCTCCCGATGCAAATGAATCTCTCTCGTATTGACGTGTGAGCCACACTACTGCACAGATAGAGTCTTTGCAAACAAAGTGGTAAGCCTGTTCTCCTTATCAAGCCTATTCATGAAAAGATTAGCATGGGATAATGGAGTGCAACTTTGAATAACACTGCATGTAAAAGTGGTGTGGGTTAACCTTGGTTAATAGAAGCATGACACTTAACTCGAATAAAAATGCCAACATTGTCAAGCTTTTGATATTCAAGTTCTGCATGGGACCAGCAAACTTTGTATGAATAGTAATACgataatatatatttacaataaaccATAACATGGGAAGCGAAGCCAGTTTGTTTTATTCT contains:
- the hacd2 gene encoding very-long-chain (3R)-3-hydroxyacyl-CoA dehydratase 2; the encoded protein is MSAPAMGTSKTAHGDSSSKKKKGPGTLATAYLVIYNVVMTAGWLVIAVGLVRAYLARGSYHGLYYSIEKPLKFFQTGALLEILHCAVGIVPSSVVLTGFQVMSRVFLTWAVTHSVREVQSEDSVLLFVVAWTVTEIIRYSFYTFSLLNHLPYLIKWARYTFFIVLYPMGVAGELLTIYAALPYVQKTGLYSITLPNKYNFSFDYHAFLILVMLSYIPLFPQLYFHMMRQRKKVLGHVEEYSKVE